A region from the Malus domestica chromosome 07, GDT2T_hap1 genome encodes:
- the LOC103438775 gene encoding large ribosomal subunit protein cL37-like produces the protein MGLLLYSNPLPLTTVSSRSSSSSSPSPTSSPTPFSATISWMHMKPNGLRPKFFSGVRLRMPVVKRSGSVVVKASSDIDGTAAANDGSEPLPDSKEEVAVPVDKLPLESKLQERLEQKAKMQLAKKIRLRRNRLVRKRKLRKKGRWPPSKMKKLKNV, from the exons ATGGGTCTTCTTCTCTACTCCAATCCTCTCCCTCTCACCACCGTTTCTTcccgttcttcttcttcttcttcgccgTCTCCAACTTCATCACCTACACCTTTCTCTGCAACTa TTTCATGGATGCACATGAAACCAAATGGTCTGCGTCCGAAATTTTTCAGCGGAGTTCGACTTCGTATGCCCGTTGTGAAAAGGTCAGGTTCAGTAGTTGTTAAGGCCTCCTCTGACATTGATGGAACTGCTGCTGCAAATGACGGTAGTGAGCCCCTTCCAGATAGCAAGGAAGAGGTGGCGGTACCTGTCGACAAGCTTCCCTTGGAGTCAAAGCTGCAAGAGCGCCTAGAGCAGAAGGCGAAGATGCAACTGGCGAAGAAGATAAGGCTCCGTAGGAACCGACTTGTTCGCAAGCGAAAACTGAGAAAGAAAGGCAGATGGCCTCCATCAAAGATGAAGAAGCTAAAGAATGTCTGA